In Calothrix sp. PCC 7507, one DNA window encodes the following:
- a CDS encoding S-layer family protein produces the protein MRAMSNDKLPSIFIFTTRLLTLGIMSSAILLWSPCAKAQVTSDGTTNTIVNSNGNNFTILNGIEKGKNLFHSFSNFSVPNGSSATFDLTNTPNITTIFSRVTGGNVSNIDGLISTLNGSNPVSLFLMNPAGIVFGENAALNIGGSFVGTTANSIKFADGTEFSTNNPSATPLLTMSVPIGLQMGQAPGKITVRNTGHRLGPSRFSAPNRSKNPLGLGISSNNTLALIGGEIGLDGGVLTAPSGHIELGSVRTGTVNLNTILRAWSFDYNNVQQFEDIRFSHQALADSSGAPAGSIHIQGQNISFNEGSVALLVHQGNQNSGDIVVNASESLDLRGVGSYGFFNSFLQTNTIGNGAGGDLVVSASRLLLEDGARIITQAFGAGVGGNVSVEVADSIQFRGYSSVDPGLNSSIASITSGSGSGGDIQVKTGRLRVQDGATLLTASIGVGTAGNSTINASELIEVIGESPFVPSSLLATTLNRGNAGQLTINTPNLSVQDGGSVSTTTLGVGNAGSLYINVPNEITVSGKGAISGTSSRIGARAEILSPAFQKLFNLPALPTGKSGNLIVNTSRLQITDGAIIGVDHQGVGKAGDLRLHGDTIFLDRAGSITAATKSGEGGSINLQANTLVMRHGSNVTATAGGTGNGGNIFINSPIILGLENSDIVANAVKGQGGNINITTQGIFGLEYRPQLTAENDITASSQFGINGTVEVNTIGIDPNSGLVELPVNVTDPSQQIASGCSANQGSRFVATGRGGIPQNPTQEVRSDVYDGLRLRTWSDIRDLSAYRQTGELRVQILPNPEVLVQATSWHRNAQGKVELIAAPSPTYVQQALTCASVKRN, from the coding sequence ATGAGAGCGATGTCTAACGACAAGCTGCCAAGCATCTTTATATTCACAACTCGGTTATTAACTCTAGGGATAATGTCATCGGCGATCCTCCTTTGGAGTCCCTGCGCCAAGGCTCAGGTGACATCCGATGGGACAACCAACACCATCGTCAACTCAAATGGTAATAATTTCACAATTCTTAATGGAATTGAGAAAGGTAAGAATTTATTTCACAGCTTCAGTAATTTCTCTGTGCCTAATGGCAGTTCAGCAACTTTTGATTTAACTAACACACCAAATATTACAACTATATTTAGTCGGGTTACAGGTGGAAATGTTTCCAATATTGATGGGTTAATTAGCACGCTTAATGGTAGTAATCCAGTGAGTTTGTTCTTGATGAATCCTGCGGGGATTGTGTTTGGGGAAAATGCCGCGTTGAATATTGGCGGGTCGTTTGTGGGAACAACGGCGAATAGTATTAAGTTTGCCGATGGGACGGAATTTAGTACCAATAATCCCAGTGCTACACCGTTGTTGACCATGAGTGTCCCCATCGGCTTGCAGATGGGTCAAGCACCCGGAAAAATTACAGTTCGTAATACTGGGCACCGATTGGGTCCTAGTCGATTTTCTGCCCCAAACCGGAGCAAAAATCCCCTTGGATTAGGTATTTCCTCTAACAATACCCTGGCATTGATCGGGGGAGAGATCGGCTTAGATGGCGGTGTATTAACAGCCCCTTCCGGACACATTGAACTCGGCAGTGTCAGAACTGGCACCGTTAATCTCAACACCATCTTAAGAGCGTGGAGCTTTGACTATAACAATGTCCAGCAGTTCGAGGATATCCGGTTTTCGCATCAAGCCCTTGCCGATAGCAGTGGGGCACCTGCTGGTTCGATTCACATTCAAGGGCAGAACATTAGCTTCAATGAGGGTTCCGTGGCTCTGTTAGTCCATCAGGGAAATCAAAATTCCGGCGATATCGTCGTTAATGCCAGTGAGTCATTGGATCTACGGGGAGTCGGCAGCTATGGATTTTTCAACAGCTTTTTGCAAACCAATACCATAGGCAATGGCGCTGGAGGCGATCTGGTGGTTTCTGCATCACGGTTATTGTTAGAAGATGGAGCCAGAATTATTACTCAAGCCTTTGGTGCCGGAGTAGGGGGAAATGTCTCTGTAGAGGTTGCTGATTCGATTCAATTTCGAGGATATTCATCGGTTGATCCAGGACTTAACAGTTCAATCGCCTCAATAACCAGTGGTTCTGGAAGTGGAGGTGATATCCAAGTCAAAACGGGACGATTGAGGGTTCAAGATGGTGCTACATTACTGACTGCCAGTATCGGAGTTGGCACTGCCGGCAATAGCACGATTAATGCTTCTGAACTGATCGAGGTGATTGGAGAAAGCCCGTTTGTTCCAAGTTCATTGCTGGCGACAACGTTAAACCGTGGAAACGCAGGTCAATTGACCATCAATACTCCCAATCTGAGCGTGCAGGATGGAGGTTCTGTCTCGACCACGACATTAGGGGTGGGTAATGCAGGTTCTTTGTATATTAATGTACCCAATGAGATTACGGTGAGTGGCAAGGGCGCAATCTCTGGAACATCTAGCCGCATTGGTGCCAGAGCTGAAATACTTTCGCCAGCTTTTCAGAAGTTATTTAACTTACCGGCTTTGCCGACTGGCAAATCGGGCAACCTGATCGTCAACACCTCCCGTTTGCAAATCACAGATGGCGCTATTATTGGAGTTGACCATCAGGGAGTGGGTAAGGCTGGAGACCTCCGCCTGCATGGGGATACCATTTTCCTCGATCGCGCTGGTAGCATCACGGCGGCTACTAAATCCGGTGAGGGTGGCAGTATTAATCTGCAAGCTAATACCTTAGTTATGCGTCATGGTAGCAACGTGACTGCAACCGCAGGTGGCACGGGTAACGGTGGCAACATTTTCATCAATTCACCCATTATTCTGGGCTTAGAAAACAGTGACATTGTTGCTAATGCCGTCAAAGGTCAGGGTGGTAATATTAACATTACAACTCAGGGTATTTTCGGTTTAGAATATCGTCCTCAGCTGACTGCCGAAAATGACATCACCGCTAGTTCTCAATTTGGAATTAACGGTACAGTCGAAGTCAATACCATTGGTATCGATCCCAATTCTGGCTTAGTGGAATTACCAGTAAATGTCACCGATCCATCGCAGCAAATAGCCAGTGGCTGTTCTGCAAATCAAGGCAGTCGCTTTGTCGCCACAGGACGGGGTGGAATACCGCAAAATCCCACCCAGGAAGTGAGGAGCGATGTCTACGACGGGCTACGCCTACGCACCTGGTCAGATATCCGCGATCTCTCTGCATATCGCCAAACTGGCGAACTGAGGGTACAAATACTCCCAAACCCGGAAGTTCTTGTCCAAGCTACTTCCTGGCATCGCAATGCACAGGGCAAAGTTGAATTAATTGCAGCTCCATCTCCTACATATGTGCAACAAGCATTAACCTGTGCATCTGTTAAGAGGAATTAA